The genomic stretch gtaggctaggctacactaGTATCACCCAAAGTGTCACAGGCAGTGAATTATTCTGCGACGTAGGCCTACCTGTCCCTGATCTGGCATGATTGGGTCTGTGTCGCTATATCTTTTCCACGGCAACATGTGCGCTTCACGTCAAATGCGGTGCCTAAGTGATTCTAAATgattacattattatttttcaaattaaacGCTATTTTATTAGGTTAGTTGAACCTAAAGAGAATCTAGAGGTTGGCCTTAGCCGGGAGCTGGGAGAAGAACTGGGGATGGCTGTCCCCATAACTCCTCAAGATCATGTGGTGTCCTGTCCCGCTCCATCGTGTCCCAATCTCATCACTCACTTTTATGTGAAGAAGATGGAAGAGTCAGAGATCAAGGAAGTGGAGAGAGCTGCTGTAACTATGGCAACAGACCATGGATTAGAGGTATGAGACAGGCCTGTATTATGTATTTCTGCCATGAACTTACTCCTTGAAAAGGAACAAAACATCAAATTTTTCGTTTGGTATAATTCCTCTTTGTTTTGAACGTCATTCAGGTCATGGGGATGGTTCGAGTCCCCCTCTACTTCCTGAAGAATGGTGGAGGTCTTCCCTCATTCCTGTCACACTCGTTCATTGGTAACTCTCGCTCCCAGCTGCTGTCTGCCCTGCAGCAGTTTGGTCTGGTGTCCCAGGGGGAGCTGGATGAGGCCGTCAGACAGGCTGACCAGCTGAGGCAGCGTCCTAATGCGCAGTGATGGGGAGGGGGTGCTGTGTCTGCTGTCTGCCCTGTGTGCCTGGGAGTCCACAGGACGAGATCTGATTCCAACATTCTCCATAGGAGAGACACCTGGCGTCACACTCAGCCTCAAGGA from Sardina pilchardus chromosome 7, fSarPil1.1, whole genome shotgun sequence encodes the following:
- the zgc:103759 gene encoding U8 snoRNA-decapping enzyme; this translates as MSTQISPTSIGKEESLSLVGHRHACHVMLHADTKAKLFGRTPIKHIVLMQMRFDGLLGFPGGLVEPKENLEVGLSRELGEELGMAVPITPQDHVVSCPAPSCPNLITHFYVKKMEESEIKEVERAAVTMATDHGLEVMGMVRVPLYFLKNGGGLPSFLSHSFIGNSRSQLLSALQQFGLVSQGELDEAVRQADQLRQRPNAQ